The sequence GGTGGTCCGAAGATTCACAACGGTCAATCATCGAACAGCTCATTTACTTGGCGGGGTTGATGTTCTTGGCATGTGGCTTGAGTCTGCTCATCCGTGGCATGAGCGGCGACATTCTGTCAAAAATGATGGCTGAATTTGGCATCGAGCCGAGCGAGCTTGTTGAGAATGCCACTGTGTTGATCGACACGTACAACATCCTGATGGTGCTGCTTGCGATCTGGTGCTTTTTCGCCTGCACCGTTCGGGTATTGCCAACTGCTTTGGTACGCTTGGTGCCTTGGTTCGGCCGATCCGCTTTGGATGGCTGGCGAAGTGACCTTCTGGATGCGTTGGCGATGGGTGTGAAGAACCATCAAGCCGAATCGGATTTGCTCAACCAAGCCGCGGAAGCTTCTCGCGTTGCATGGACACGAAAGCGATGTCGCAAAGCGAGCAAATTGCTGCAAAAAGGAGTGGCTTTCCCCGTCGCACTTCAACGATCAGGTGTCATCACCAAACGCGAACGGACGTGGATGACGCTGTCTTCCGAAAACCATCATCTCGACTCCGCCATGGCCCAACTCGCCGGCAATATCCGACGTCAACAGTTGATCCGTTGGAAGCTCCGCATGTCGTGGGCAATGCCGTTGGCGATCGTGGCGGTCGGAATTTATGTGCTGGCACACATCGCGAGCGTCTTGCAAGCCCTCAATGATCTCACACTCGTTCTGAGCTGATGAATCGCATCACCACATTCCCATCGTCAATCGATCGCCGAGCATTCGATTCGCTGAAACCTCCTGCGAGTTTTCGACGTGGTTTCACGTTGATTGAAACCATGCTGGGTTGCGCATTCCTCGTTGTCGCAACCGGTTTAGCCGTTCGCGTGCATCAAGCGAGATCACAATTTGACCGTGCGTCGCTGAACCGTTTGTCGGATAGCTTGCTGGTCGAGAACGCGGGGCAGCGACTTTCGCTGATCCCTGATGATGAACTGGCCGATGCTGCCGAACGACTGAGCGAAGAACTGAATTTGCAGATCGATGTCCAATCCTTCGAGCTCGACGGTCGAAAGGGACAGCATTTGATCATCAAGACGAAATCGGAAGCCAACCCGGCGTTTCACCACGCATGGCGACTGGAGGCTTCGCCATGATGCGACGCGATGGCTACACCCTATTGGAAATCCTGTTGGTTCTGACGCTGACTTCTGTCTTGATCGGATCCACCGTGGGCTTGCTTTCCGTCATCCGGAAAAGCAATCAACGATCCACGATTGAGTCTTTGGATCGCCGAGAGATCCGACGGCTGGCCAATGAACTGCGGCACGATGTCGAACTTGCCAGCTCCGTGAAGCACCAGGGCACCACGCTTATCCTTCCGATGGAAAATGATCGGCGAGTCCTCTACGACGCGAAACTCGAACCGGGGATCACACGTTCCGTTCAGTCCTCCGACGGCAAAACGATCGCCCGCGATCTCTATCTGTTTCAACAGTCCGCACCGGCCAATTGGAGTGTGACCGAAGCCGAGTCGTCCGGTGGCGTTTTGGTCCGGTGCAGCTTGTTGCTGAAGACCGATCCACCTCGCGAGATGAAGATCGAAGCGGCATGGCGAGAGGCAAAGGCTGACACTGATTCAGAGTTGATGCCAGACAACGATGAGTCGTCCGAAGACGCCAGTCCCGAAACGGAAGATGATGCCGAAAATGATTCATCCGAATCGGAGGCCACAACATGAACGCAAAGTCTCAGGCATTCGTGTTGCTGCACCACACCGCGTCTCGTCGCGAAGGTTCATCCGCTTTGGTGATGGTATTGATGCTTTCGTTGCTCGTTGGAACGTTCGCATTGACGGTGACCAACCGAGCGGCCGATGAACGCCGAGCAGAATGGGATCGACAGCAGATTGCAATTCTTGAATCCGCGATTCGATCTGCTCGTCCGTTCTCAAAAGATCTGCCATCACCTCTTCGATTGCCGGTGGATGACGAAGCCAAGGTTTGGGTGGAGGTGAAGGTCATCAACCCTGGCGACGCAAACGACCAACTGCAAGCGACCTTATTCCGCAACGAACAACCCGGACTGACCATTCAACGTCCCATCCGAGGCCAATGATGAATCACTCAACACTCGACCATTTTTCTTCGCCAACCAGTCGTCAGTTCGCCATGAAGCCTCCCGTTTCGCGAATTCGTTTTGCAGCGTTCACGTTGGTTGAACTCTTGGTTGTGATCGCCATCATCGGTGTGCTGGTCGGGCTTCTTTCGCCCGCCGTGCAATCGGTGCGAGAAACCTCCCGTCGGGCGGCATGCCAAGCTCGTCTGTTGCCGATCGGGCTGGCCATTCACGGTTATCACGACCGATGGATGCACTTTCCGGTTGGCACGATTCTCGATGAAGGCATCGCGGGGCCGATCGAAAGCACCGCCTCCGGCAACCACCACAACTGGATTGGTCGGCTGCTGGACTTGATGGATCAACCCAACATTGCCAAACGCATTGACCGATCGGTGAGCATCTACGACGAAGCCAACCAACCCGTTTTGCAGTTGGAGTACGACGGTTTTCGATGCCCGTCTTCCGTCAGCAACCTTGGCAACGCCAGCAGCTATGTTGGACTGCATCACCCAACTGAAAAACCAATCGACGCAACTGATCATGGCGTCTTTTTGTTGAACACCAAAATTTCGCGGGATGATGTCACGGACGGCCTTTCGAGCACCGCCTTTGTTTCCGAAAAACTCATTCACTTGGACGATCTGGGTTGGTTGAGCGGGACGCGAGCAACCCTTCGCAATGCAGGCGGCGGCATTCAGGCTTCCATCGATCGATTTGAGAAACGACCACCCAATGTTGTCGGATCGATCGGCAGCTTGCACCCGGCCGGGGCTCATGTTTTGTTCGGGTCCGGTCAAGTGCGTTTCCAATCCAATGAAACGGACCCGCGCATCATGGAACAAATGATTGATCGCCGCGATGGTCAATTGCCGTTGCAGTACCAGTCCATCGAAACGCTTCGCCAACAAAGCCTGTGATGAGTGTTCCGGTCATCGACGACTTCGACGAGGAATCGTCGTGGCACGATCCAATCTTGCTGACTTGGTTTGGGGTTTGGGCCCTGATTGTTTCGCTGGCCTGCGCCGCCGCCGGATCGAATGCTCGCGGCGGGGATCCTTCGGACGATGAGTGGCTGGTCATTGGGCTGGCGATGGGCGCTTGCACCGCCACTTGGACGGCCATCGGAAATTGGGCC is a genomic window of Rhodopirellula halodulae containing:
- a CDS encoding type II secretion system F family protein, which codes for MSYQIVALSIAFGLALLAGTFRSVKWNLMLRPPSTSRPRFAALYAFAEGTCWVLSGLTLLAAIPHPVTLLLLMMLVASIVISNRWRYREEAESMNRWLRFTTDGSGISAENESGSSLNSLTEALGRASSTAISKQASRFSYHLDRGRSVANAAYRSKLPVSIATLAAIHASGTPASSEVASSTFSDETEWRNRWSEDSQRSIIEQLIYLAGLMFLACGLSLLIRGMSGDILSKMMAEFGIEPSELVENATVLIDTYNILMVLLAIWCFFACTVRVLPTALVRLVPWFGRSALDGWRSDLLDALAMGVKNHQAESDLLNQAAEASRVAWTRKRCRKASKLLQKGVAFPVALQRSGVITKRERTWMTLSSENHHLDSAMAQLAGNIRRQQLIRWKLRMSWAMPLAIVAVGIYVLAHIASVLQALNDLTLVLS
- a CDS encoding type II secretion system protein, which codes for MNRITTFPSSIDRRAFDSLKPPASFRRGFTLIETMLGCAFLVVATGLAVRVHQARSQFDRASLNRLSDSLLVENAGQRLSLIPDDELADAAERLSEELNLQIDVQSFELDGRKGQHLIIKTKSEANPAFHHAWRLEASP
- a CDS encoding prepilin-type N-terminal cleavage/methylation domain-containing protein, with product MMRRDGYTLLEILLVLTLTSVLIGSTVGLLSVIRKSNQRSTIESLDRREIRRLANELRHDVELASSVKHQGTTLILPMENDRRVLYDAKLEPGITRSVQSSDGKTIARDLYLFQQSAPANWSVTEAESSGGVLVRCSLLLKTDPPREMKIEAAWREAKADTDSELMPDNDESSEDASPETEDDAENDSSESEATT
- a CDS encoding DUF1559 family PulG-like putative transporter; this translates as MKPPVSRIRFAAFTLVELLVVIAIIGVLVGLLSPAVQSVRETSRRAACQARLLPIGLAIHGYHDRWMHFPVGTILDEGIAGPIESTASGNHHNWIGRLLDLMDQPNIAKRIDRSVSIYDEANQPVLQLEYDGFRCPSSVSNLGNASSYVGLHHPTEKPIDATDHGVFLLNTKISRDDVTDGLSSTAFVSEKLIHLDDLGWLSGTRATLRNAGGGIQASIDRFEKRPPNVVGSIGSLHPAGAHVLFGSGQVRFQSNETDPRIMEQMIDRRDGQLPLQYQSIETLRQQSL